A window of the Arachis duranensis cultivar V14167 chromosome 5, aradu.V14167.gnm2.J7QH, whole genome shotgun sequence genome harbors these coding sequences:
- the LOC127747696 gene encoding formin-like protein 4: protein MSDPSYAIAKAVAATAGAMLLIAGIFFYLFQKYALATYPKRNKFPYDYEGIRKLVGGNVKGLIMEENGVDVLYMLDTGGKELVTRFTSSSFNPSFEDHDLEQEKRIDVVVQRSKISKPKMILEPPLPPLSQASPRIDQEKKTQPSPPPLPPPPPPPPPPLPPLPPPPAPKAVPPGPPPPPKAGGFSSSSLKPPPVPKGKPNSQRTKEGILGESSREKKGAGETRLKPLHWDKVMANVDHSTVWDQINDGSFRYVTQGFKLRLHLQDESQHLQCVFCFNFLLTVATI from the coding sequence ATGTCAGACCCTAGTTATGCAATTGCAAAGGCTGTGGCTGCTACAGCCGGAGCTATGTTACTTATTGCAGggattttcttttacttgttccAAAAATATGCACTTGCTACGTACCCCAAGAGGAACAAATTTCCATATGATTATGAGGGTATAAGGAAACTTGTTGGCGGCAATGTGAAGGGACTAATTATGGAAGAAAATGGGGTTGATGTTCTTTACATGTTGGACACTGGAGGCAAAGAGTTGGTAACGCGATTCACAAGTAGTAGCTTCAATCCTagttttgaagatcatgatttagaacaagaaaagagaatTGATGTTGTGGTCCAAAGATCCAAAATATCAAAGCCTAAGATGATTCTAGAACCTCCACTTCCTCCACTATCACAAGCTTCACCAAGAATTGATCAAGAGAAGAAAACTCAACCATCACCTCCTCCTCTGCCTCCACCTCCTCCTCCACCACCGCCTCCTCTCCCTCCACTACCACCGCCGCCGGCACCAAAGGCAGTGCCACCTGGTCCACCTCCACCTCCAAAGGCTGGTGGCTTCAGTTCATCATCCTTGAAGCCCCCACCTGTGCCTAAAGGGAAACCAAACAGCCAAAGAACCAAAGAGGGTATTCTAGGAGAGAGCTCAAGAGAGAAGAAGGGTGCCGGCGAAACAAGGCTTAAGCCTCTACATTGGGATAAAGTTATGGCTAATGTTGATCATTCAACAGTGTGGGATCAGATCAACGATGGTTCTTTTAGGTATGTCACACAAGGTTTTAAATTGCGGTTGCATTTGCAGGATGAATCACAACACTTGCAgtgtgttttttgttttaattttcttttgaccGTGGCAACGATTTAA
- the LOC110281378 gene encoding formin-like protein 4: MSSEVDDELMETLFGYSTTNKTQERSKNVSTLTKSNSNTPTQIFILEPRKSQNTAIVLRSLATSRRTILEALLDGQGLSLETLEKLTKIAPTQEEESKIMQFNGNPEKLADAESFLYHILKAVPTTFHRLKAMLFRYTYDYEVLQLKEYLQALEMGCRELRTSALFLKLLEAILKAGNRMNAGTSRGNAKAFNLSALKKLSDVKSTDGKTSLLHFIVEQVVQSEGKRKAMYQRINGEKEHIMLGFAALDGLRDEVSEAKKAASIEYQTFITMYSNLNSHVIEIKEIVTKCCGSSNTSVDGCGGFLKEMKGFIEECEEELKVVKEEQTRIMDLVRKTNGYYLPGTFLSKDNGNLTNPFELFVIVKDFVDMVDQACVELKKKMEKKGVVGTAEGGLEPLPLSPSKRVPTRFPNFDLYFSSNVLESTSFSQSEDDS, from the exons atgtCATCAGA GGTTGATGATGAGCTCATGGAAACACTctttggttattcaaccaccaaCAAAACTCAAGAAAGAAGCAAAAATGTCTCAACTTTGACAAAGTCTAACTCCAACACACCAACTCAAATATTCATTTTGGAGCCAAGAAAATCCCAAAACACTGCAATTGTTCTAAGATCACTTGCCACCTCTCGCAGGACTATCTTGGAAGCACTACTTGACGGCCAAGGACTAAGCCTAGAGACGCTCGAAAAGCTCACCAAAATAGCTCCCACACAAGAAGAAGAATCCAAGATCATGCAGTTCAATGGCAACCCTGAAAAGCTTGCAGACGCCGAGTCTTTCCTCTACCACATCCTCAAAGCGGTTCCAACCACATTCCATCGTCTCAAAGCCATGCTTTTCAGGTATACTTATGACTATGAAGTTCTTCAACTGAAAGAATATTTGCAAGCACTCGAAATGGGTTGCCGGGAACTGAGAACTAGTGCTTTGTTCCTGAAGCTTCTTGAGGCAATTCTCAAAGCTGGGAACAGAATGAATGCGGGAACATCAAGAGGGAATGCAAAAGCATTCAATTTGAGTGCTCTTAAAAAACTCTCTGATGTGAAAAGCACAGATGGAAAGACTAGTTTGCTTCACTTCATAGTGGAACAAGTGGTTCAATCAGAAGGTAAAAGAAAAGCTATGTACCAAAGAATCAATGGCGAAAAAGAACACATAATGCTTGGTTTTGCAGCCCTGGATGGGTTAAGAGATGAGGTATCTGAAGCAAAGAAAGCAGCGAGTATAGAGTATCAAACTTTTATCACAATGTATTCCAATCTCAATTCTCATGTTATTGAAATCAAGGAGATTGTAACAAAATGTTGTGGCAGCAGCAACACTAGCGTTGATGGGTGTGGTGGGTTTTTAAAGGAAATGAAAGGGTTCATAGAGGAATGCGAGGAAGAGCTTAAGGTTGTGAAAGAAGAGCAAACAAGGATCATGGATCTTGTGAGGAAAACTAATGGTTATTATCTACCAGGAACATTTTTATCTAAAGATAACGGCAATTTGACGAACCCCTTTGAATTGTTTGTGATTGTGAAAGATTTTGTTGATATGGTGGATCAGGCTTGTGTGGAGCTTAAAAAGAAGATGGAAAAGAAGGGTGTTGTAGGAACAGCAGAAGGTGGATTGGAACCACTACCTTTGTCTCCTTCAAAGAGGGTACCAACTAGATTTCCCAactttgatttatatttttcgtCAAATGTGTTGGAATCTACTTCCTTCAGCCAATCAGAAGATGATTCCTGA